In the Chryseobacterium sp. MYb264 genome, one interval contains:
- a CDS encoding HPP family protein, with translation MKKTIKRTFRVSRYVIYKETLVDYKEHFWSFLGAFFGIGIIAFIQSHTLSATENIFLIGSFGASSVLIYGAIQSPLAQPRNFVGGHLISALIGVTVYKIVPDIIWLSAPLAVAFSIILMQYTKTLHPPGGATALIAVSSTGKIPELGYWYVFSPVLTGCIILLLVALFFNNITPNRSYPTHSRFKKLLQKKHAHPHKMKK, from the coding sequence ATGAAGAAGACAATAAAAAGGACATTCAGAGTTTCCAGATATGTAATTTATAAAGAAACGCTCGTAGATTATAAAGAGCATTTTTGGTCATTTCTAGGGGCCTTTTTTGGAATCGGAATCATTGCTTTTATACAGTCTCATACTTTATCGGCAACAGAAAATATTTTTTTGATCGGATCATTCGGAGCTTCAAGCGTTTTGATTTACGGAGCCATCCAAAGTCCTTTGGCACAACCCAGAAACTTCGTCGGAGGGCATCTTATTTCGGCATTAATTGGAGTCACAGTTTACAAAATCGTTCCTGATATTATCTGGCTTTCAGCGCCTTTAGCTGTTGCTTTTTCTATTATTTTGATGCAATACACGAAAACTTTACATCCCCCCGGCGGTGCAACTGCTCTTATTGCCGTGAGCTCTACCGGAAAAATTCCTGAATTGGGTTACTGGTATGTGTTTTCCCCCGTACTTACAGGCTGCATTATTCTATTATTGGTCGCACTATTCTTTAATAATATCACTCCAAACAGAAGCTACCCTACCCATAGCAGATTTAAGAAATTATTACAAAAGAAACATGCACATCCACACAAAATGAAAAAGTAA
- the pnuC gene encoding nicotinamide riboside transporter PnuC, with translation MMQDILQQTTWAEWFGVLFSVVQVLLARKNNSNNYLFGIAGIILTLYVMITSRLYAEFTLNLYYLAMSVYGWLYWKFGKQKKETVISSTTRAEKLVSAGIVVLTFMIFWLFLTHYTDSDVPVWDSLVSAFAWAGMWLMARRKIENWILLNISNIISIPLMIHKELYLYAVLTAFLFIVAVSAYIKWRKILNHKETDAYT, from the coding sequence TTGATGCAGGACATTTTACAACAAACAACCTGGGCAGAATGGTTCGGGGTTTTATTTTCGGTAGTTCAGGTTTTACTGGCCCGAAAAAACAACTCCAATAATTATCTTTTTGGGATCGCAGGAATTATTTTGACGCTGTACGTCATGATTACGTCTAGGCTATACGCCGAATTTACCCTAAATCTGTATTATCTGGCGATGAGCGTATACGGATGGCTGTATTGGAAATTCGGAAAACAAAAAAAGGAAACCGTGATTTCTTCAACAACACGAGCAGAAAAACTGGTTTCTGCAGGAATTGTTGTGTTGACTTTCATGATTTTTTGGCTTTTCCTCACGCATTACACCGACTCCGATGTGCCGGTTTGGGACTCCTTGGTGAGTGCCTTTGCATGGGCAGGAATGTGGCTGATGGCGAGACGGAAAATTGAAAACTGGATTCTTCTGAATATCAGTAACATCATCTCAATTCCGTTGATGATTCACAAAGAGTTGTATCTCTACGCGGTTTTGACGGCTTTTCTATTCATCGTTGCTGTTTCAGCTTATATTAAATGGAGAAAGATTTTAAATCATAAAGAGACAGATGCTTACACGTAA
- the nudK gene encoding GDP-mannose pyrophosphatase NudK, with translation MQNPKIHIVKTEILSDNWYTLHKITFNIEKKDGTTETQSREAYDRGNGAVILLYNTDSKQVILTRQFRLPTYINGNTSGMLIEACAGLLDNDNPEDCIKRETEEETGYKISKVEKIFEAYMSPGSVTEILHFFIAEYSNDMKIADGGGLEDEGENIEVLELSFEEALKMIDSGEIKDAKTIMLIQHLRIKGIL, from the coding sequence ATGCAAAACCCGAAAATACATATTGTAAAAACTGAAATTTTATCAGACAACTGGTATACATTACATAAAATCACTTTTAATATTGAAAAAAAAGACGGAACGACTGAAACCCAAAGCAGAGAAGCTTATGACAGAGGAAACGGAGCCGTTATTTTACTTTATAACACCGATTCCAAGCAGGTGATTTTAACCAGACAGTTCCGATTGCCCACCTATATTAACGGAAATACATCCGGAATGCTGATCGAAGCCTGTGCCGGATTATTGGACAATGACAATCCCGAAGATTGCATTAAAAGAGAAACCGAGGAGGAAACCGGTTATAAGATTTCTAAGGTTGAAAAAATATTTGAAGCCTATATGTCGCCGGGGTCTGTAACTGAAATTCTCCATTTTTTTATCGCTGAATATTCCAATGATATGAAAATAGCCGATGGTGGCGGACTGGAAGATGAAGGCGAGAATATTGAGGTACTGGAATTATCTTTTGAAGAAGCTTTAAAAATGATCGATTCCGGAGAAATTAAAGATGCCAAAACAATCATGCTGATTCAACATCTTCGTATTAAAGGTATTTTATAG
- a CDS encoding VOC family protein has translation MEIQNIDHLVLTVANIDKTVEFYTSILGFEVVIFGENRKALTFGNQKINLHQKGKEFEPKAEHPTTGSADVCFIVKTDIHEVLEELKQKNIEIIEGIVERTGALGKIQSVYFRDPDLNLIEVSNYL, from the coding sequence ATGGAAATTCAAAATATTGATCATCTTGTTTTAACCGTTGCAAATATTGATAAAACAGTCGAGTTTTACACCTCTATTCTAGGTTTTGAAGTGGTCATTTTCGGTGAAAACAGAAAAGCGTTGACTTTCGGAAATCAAAAGATCAATCTTCATCAAAAAGGAAAAGAATTTGAACCTAAAGCTGAGCATCCGACTACCGGATCAGCTGATGTATGCTTTATTGTTAAAACGGATATTCATGAAGTTTTGGAGGAATTAAAGCAGAAAAATATAGAAATCATCGAAGGCATTGTTGAAAGAACTGGCGCTTTGGGAAAAATACAATCCGTATATTTCAGAGATCCGGATTTGAATTTGATTGAGGTGAGTAATTATCTTTAA
- the metE gene encoding 5-methyltetrahydropteroyltriglutamate--homocysteine S-methyltransferase produces MQTHILGYPRIGSNRELKKACEYYWAEKITSDELLEVGKTITQNNWKLQQEAGIDWIPCNDFSYYDQVLDMTLAVGAIPERYQEIAFKKSELDLYFAMARGFQKDGLDITAMEMTKWFDTNYHYIVPEFHKNQEFKLFSNKIIQEFIAAKQAGINAKPVIIGLLTYLLLGKEKEEGFYKLDLAQNLLPVYIQILKELENHGAEYIQFDEPFLALDLTEKAKETYQLIYAELRKQFPKLKFIVATYFEGLKDNLSLANALPIDVLHIDLVRSPEQLDEVLTLIPDSLSLSLGIVDGRNIWKNDFQHSLQFIKKAVEKIGSERLFIAPSCSLLHSPFDLDSEKNENTLSPEIKQWMAFAKQKVDEIVSLKKLASENPDYHALQELAENRKAIENRKVSALIHNQNVKDRVDVTTEDDAQRHHPFAIRKETQQKVLNLPLFPTTTIGSFPQTKEVRNWRAKFKKGELNAQEYDTLLKQETERTIRWQEEIGIDVLVHGEFERNDMVEYFGEQLSGFAFTQNGWVQSYGSRCVKPPVIFGDVHRPSPMTVYWSEYAQSLTQKWVKGMLTGPVTILQWSFVRDDQPRSNTCKQIALAIRDEVNDLEKAGIRIIQIDEPAIREGLPLRKSDWQNYLKWAVEAFRISASGVEDATQIHTHMCYSEFNDIIQNIADMDADVITIECSRSQMELLNAFADFKYPNEIGPGVYDIHSPRVPSKQEMVELLKKAQAVIPAQQLWVNPDCGLKTRHWDETEKALIAMVEASREASKEFAVQAL; encoded by the coding sequence ATGCAAACACACATCCTTGGCTACCCGCGAATTGGCAGCAACAGAGAATTAAAAAAAGCCTGTGAATACTATTGGGCAGAAAAAATAACTTCAGACGAACTGCTGGAAGTCGGAAAAACCATTACCCAAAACAACTGGAAACTGCAGCAGGAAGCGGGAATCGACTGGATTCCATGCAATGATTTCTCTTATTACGATCAGGTTTTGGATATGACTTTAGCGGTTGGAGCCATTCCGGAACGTTATCAGGAGATTGCCTTCAAAAAATCTGAACTAGATCTTTACTTTGCGATGGCCAGAGGTTTTCAGAAAGACGGTTTAGACATCACAGCGATGGAAATGACGAAGTGGTTTGATACCAATTATCATTATATCGTTCCAGAATTTCATAAAAATCAGGAGTTTAAATTATTTTCAAATAAAATTATCCAGGAATTTATTGCAGCAAAGCAGGCTGGAATTAATGCAAAACCCGTAATTATCGGTTTACTGACCTATTTATTATTAGGAAAAGAGAAAGAAGAAGGTTTTTATAAATTAGATTTAGCGCAAAATTTACTTCCCGTTTATATTCAAATTTTAAAAGAGCTGGAAAATCATGGCGCAGAGTATATTCAGTTTGACGAGCCATTTTTAGCATTAGATTTAACTGAAAAAGCCAAAGAAACCTATCAATTGATCTATGCGGAACTCAGAAAACAGTTTCCGAAGCTTAAATTTATTGTAGCGACTTATTTTGAAGGATTAAAAGACAATCTTTCATTGGCCAATGCCCTTCCGATTGATGTTTTACATATCGATCTGGTTCGTTCTCCTGAACAATTGGATGAAGTTTTAACTCTAATTCCAGACAGTTTAAGCCTTTCTTTAGGAATTGTTGATGGAAGAAATATCTGGAAAAATGATTTCCAACACTCTTTACAGTTTATTAAAAAGGCAGTAGAAAAAATAGGTTCGGAGAGGTTATTTATTGCGCCTTCATGTTCATTGCTCCACTCTCCTTTCGATCTTGATTCTGAGAAAAACGAGAATACTTTATCTCCCGAAATCAAGCAATGGATGGCTTTTGCAAAACAAAAAGTAGATGAAATTGTAAGTTTAAAAAAATTAGCCTCAGAAAATCCAGATTATCATGCGTTGCAGGAATTAGCTGAAAATAGAAAAGCGATTGAAAACCGTAAAGTTTCTGCCTTAATTCACAATCAAAATGTAAAAGACCGTGTGGATGTAACAACGGAAGACGATGCACAAAGACATCATCCGTTTGCAATAAGAAAAGAAACGCAGCAAAAAGTGTTGAATCTTCCTTTATTTCCAACGACTACGATTGGTTCTTTTCCACAGACCAAAGAAGTGCGAAACTGGAGGGCAAAATTCAAAAAAGGCGAACTGAATGCTCAGGAATACGATACTTTGCTTAAACAGGAAACCGAAAGAACCATCCGTTGGCAGGAAGAAATCGGGATCGACGTGTTGGTGCACGGAGAATTTGAAAGAAATGACATGGTGGAATATTTCGGGGAACAGTTGTCTGGATTTGCGTTTACTCAAAACGGTTGGGTTCAAAGTTATGGAAGCCGTTGTGTGAAACCTCCGGTGATTTTTGGAGACGTTCACAGACCTAGCCCGATGACGGTTTATTGGTCAGAATATGCGCAATCTTTAACTCAAAAATGGGTAAAAGGAATGCTGACGGGACCTGTAACGATTCTTCAATGGTCTTTTGTACGTGATGACCAACCTCGTTCAAACACTTGTAAACAGATTGCATTGGCGATTCGTGATGAGGTGAATGATCTTGAAAAGGCAGGAATCAGAATTATCCAAATCGATGAACCTGCAATTCGTGAGGGACTTCCTTTAAGAAAATCTGACTGGCAAAATTATCTAAAATGGGCGGTTGAAGCCTTTAGAATTTCGGCAAGCGGTGTGGAAGATGCGACACAAATTCATACGCATATGTGTTATTCTGAATTTAATGACATCATCCAGAATATCGCTGATATGGACGCTGATGTGATCACAATAGAATGCTCCAGAAGCCAGATGGAACTGTTGAATGCATTTGCTGATTTCAAATATCCGAACGAGATCGGACCGGGAGTTTATGATATTCACTCACCGAGAGTTCCTTCCAAACAGGAAATGGTGGAATTACTGAAAAAAGCACAAGCCGTTATTCCGGCACAGCAACTTTGGGTAAATCCTGATTGTGGCCTGAAAACCCGTCATTGGGATGAAACGGAAAAGGCGTTGATTGCAATGGTTGAGGCTTCGAGGGAAGCGAGTAAGGAGTTTGCCGTACAAGCACTTTAG
- the hisS gene encoding histidine--tRNA ligase, protein MKPSLAKGTRDFTALEVSRRRFIINILQKNFELFGFQPLETPSFENLSTLTGKYGEEGDRLIFKILNSSINEAKEGKKEQMLQDFQKALDKPFSSDNLTDKALRYDLTVPFARFVAMNHGQLTFPYKRYQIQPVWRADRPQKGRYREFYQCDADVVGSESLFQEVDLIQLYLKSFSDLKVSVTIHVNNRKILSGLAEYAGITDKLIDFTVALDKLDKIGKEGVVKELLERGISQESIDKLDFLFTQSDDALENLLQLKEKFAGNEIGLKGVEELEFVLTQSLNLGVDMSNLVFDITLARGLDYYTGAIFEVKADEVQMGSIGGGGRYDNLTEVFGVKNIPGIGISFGLDRIYLVVEELGLFPEEATSKVEYLFANFGGEGTTEALKLILQLREKGISAELYPENTKLGKQFTYAEKKGIKNLIFLGEEELKNQTVTFKNLEAGEQKTVSLEEFLK, encoded by the coding sequence ATGAAGCCAAGTTTAGCAAAAGGAACGAGAGATTTTACAGCACTGGAAGTTTCAAGAAGGAGATTTATTATCAATATTTTACAGAAAAATTTTGAATTATTCGGATTTCAGCCTCTGGAAACGCCAAGTTTTGAAAATCTTTCTACTTTAACAGGAAAGTATGGTGAAGAGGGAGATCGTTTGATCTTTAAGATTTTAAATTCAAGCATTAATGAAGCGAAGGAAGGGAAAAAAGAACAGATGCTTCAGGATTTCCAAAAAGCATTGGATAAACCGTTCAGTTCAGATAATTTGACGGATAAAGCCCTTCGCTACGATCTTACCGTACCTTTTGCAAGATTTGTAGCAATGAATCATGGGCAGTTGACTTTCCCTTATAAGCGTTATCAGATTCAGCCAGTTTGGCGGGCAGATCGTCCTCAGAAAGGGAGATACAGAGAATTTTATCAGTGTGATGCGGATGTTGTAGGAAGTGAAAGCCTTTTTCAGGAAGTGGATTTAATTCAGTTATATTTAAAATCTTTTTCAGATTTAAAAGTATCGGTTACGATCCACGTAAACAACAGAAAAATCCTTTCAGGCTTAGCTGAGTATGCCGGAATTACAGACAAACTAATTGATTTTACCGTTGCGCTGGATAAGTTGGATAAAATTGGTAAAGAAGGCGTAGTAAAAGAATTACTGGAAAGAGGAATTTCTCAGGAATCGATTGACAAATTGGATTTCTTATTTACCCAGTCTGATGATGCCTTAGAAAACCTTCTTCAGTTAAAAGAAAAATTTGCAGGTAATGAAATTGGATTAAAAGGTGTTGAAGAACTGGAATTTGTTCTTACCCAATCTCTCAACCTTGGAGTTGATATGAGCAATCTTGTTTTTGATATTACCTTAGCCAGAGGTTTAGATTATTATACAGGCGCCATTTTCGAAGTGAAAGCAGATGAAGTTCAGATGGGATCTATCGGCGGCGGTGGAAGATATGATAATTTAACGGAAGTTTTCGGAGTGAAAAATATCCCTGGAATTGGTATTTCGTTCGGTCTTGACAGAATTTATCTTGTTGTTGAAGAACTTGGACTTTTCCCTGAAGAGGCAACCTCAAAAGTTGAGTATTTATTTGCTAATTTTGGTGGAGAAGGCACAACAGAAGCTTTAAAATTGATCTTACAATTAAGAGAAAAAGGTATTTCTGCAGAGCTTTATCCTGAGAATACGAAATTAGGAAAACAGTTTACGTATGCTGAAAAGAAAGGAATTAAAAATTTGATTTTCCTAGGTGAAGAAGAGTTAAAAAATCAAACTGTTACTTTTAAGAATTTAGAAGCGGGTGAGCAGAAAACAGTTTCTTTGGAAGAATTTCTAAAATAA
- a CDS encoding ATP-grasp domain-containing protein, whose product MQKVAIIYQSRTPPPINGIIKPMKPGGYSDSGADIAYSLKKQNIEVITPTINPQIDHDLDWVFPDTKEGIQLATAKGANIIWLNTVLYKNHPIEEFIHLGISVVGQIPENVDLYDDKWITNELLKSNGLPIPKSVMMDQKNKNDFDLNFSFPVVAKPIRGRGSQGVSLVQNEYELRDVLNEMFHSNTYGESLYVEEFLSGQEVTVTIMPPGKYFINKENIIKNNYWSLPAVKRFNHENGIAPYNGKVAITNNSEVLQDSELQSLTIQQLNTACEKAARLVESKAPIRIDCRANFVGKYFLFDLNMKPNMTGASRPHRTDQDSLTALAARKIGWNFDDLILNMLNNSWCLNND is encoded by the coding sequence ATGCAAAAAGTCGCCATCATCTATCAGTCACGCACACCGCCACCAATCAACGGAATTATAAAGCCTATGAAGCCCGGCGGCTATTCGGATAGCGGCGCAGATATTGCCTATTCTCTGAAAAAGCAGAATATTGAAGTCATTACCCCAACAATAAATCCGCAAATTGATCATGATTTGGACTGGGTATTTCCTGATACCAAAGAAGGAATTCAGCTGGCGACTGCTAAAGGTGCGAATATTATTTGGCTGAATACGGTTTTATACAAAAATCATCCTATTGAAGAGTTTATACATCTGGGAATTTCAGTCGTTGGGCAGATTCCTGAAAATGTAGATCTTTACGATGATAAATGGATCACCAACGAACTTTTAAAATCCAATGGTCTACCGATTCCAAAATCTGTGATGATGGATCAGAAAAACAAGAATGATTTCGATCTTAATTTTTCTTTTCCCGTCGTGGCAAAGCCAATTCGCGGGCGCGGAAGTCAGGGAGTTTCTCTTGTTCAAAATGAGTATGAATTAAGAGACGTTCTGAATGAGATGTTTCATTCCAATACCTACGGTGAATCATTGTATGTAGAAGAATTTTTATCCGGGCAGGAAGTAACGGTTACCATAATGCCGCCGGGAAAATATTTCATTAATAAAGAAAATATCATTAAAAATAATTACTGGTCTTTGCCTGCTGTCAAACGCTTCAATCATGAAAATGGAATTGCCCCTTACAATGGAAAAGTAGCCATCACTAACAATAGCGAAGTATTACAGGATTCGGAATTACAGTCTCTGACTATTCAGCAATTGAATACCGCCTGTGAAAAAGCGGCAAGACTGGTAGAATCCAAAGCACCGATTCGTATCGATTGCAGAGCCAATTTTGTAGGAAAATATTTTCTTTTCGATCTTAATATGAAACCGAATATGACGGGAGCCTCAAGACCTCATCGGACAGATCAGGATAGTCTGACCGCATTGGCAGCAAGAAAAATAGGCTGGAATTTTGATGACCTGATTCTGAATATGCTGAATAATAGCTGGTGCTTGAATAATGATTAA
- a CDS encoding Lrp/AsnC family transcriptional regulator, with protein sequence MEKLDEKDLQLLRILQKNAKLTVKELAKEVNLSASPVFERMKRLEQEGYIKHYAAVLEAEKLNRGFTVFCQVRLKIHDRAVGNAFVKDILQIDEVAECYNISGDFDFLLKVQVRDMKHYQDFVFNKLGSVDSIGSTHSTFVMAEVKNTHGVSI encoded by the coding sequence GTGGAAAAACTGGATGAAAAGGATCTTCAGCTGTTAAGAATTCTTCAGAAAAATGCTAAACTGACCGTAAAGGAGCTTGCGAAAGAAGTTAACCTTTCGGCTTCTCCCGTTTTTGAACGAATGAAAAGACTGGAGCAGGAAGGGTATATTAAGCATTATGCCGCTGTTCTGGAAGCCGAAAAATTAAACCGTGGATTTACTGTTTTTTGTCAGGTCCGACTGAAAATTCACGACCGGGCGGTCGGAAATGCATTTGTAAAAGATATTCTACAGATCGATGAAGTAGCGGAATGTTATAATATTTCCGGCGATTTTGATTTCTTATTGAAAGTTCAGGTAAGAGATATGAAGCATTATCAGGATTTTGTGTTTAATAAATTAGGCTCCGTAGATTCTATCGGAAGTACACACAGCACTTTTGTGATGGCGGAGGTTAAGAATACGCATGGGGTGAGTATTTAA
- a CDS encoding single-stranded DNA-binding protein — translation MSLRNSVSLLGYTGKEVEIVNFENGGLKATVSLATHDHYTNAKGEKIEETQWHSLVAFGKTAEIFQKYVIKGKEIAINGKLTYRSYEDKDGVKRYITEIRVEELVLLGGK, via the coding sequence ATGTCACTAAGAAATTCAGTATCCTTACTTGGGTACACAGGCAAAGAAGTTGAAATTGTAAATTTCGAAAACGGAGGATTGAAGGCCACTGTGTCTTTAGCAACCCATGATCATTACACCAACGCAAAAGGTGAAAAAATTGAAGAAACACAATGGCATTCTTTAGTTGCATTCGGTAAAACGGCCGAAATATTCCAAAAATATGTGATAAAGGGGAAAGAAATTGCTATTAATGGCAAGCTAACCTACAGATCTTATGAAGACAAGGATGGAGTGAAACGGTATATCACGGAAATTCGAGTGGAGGAGCTTGTATTATTGGGAGGAAAATAA
- a CDS encoding TIGR01777 family oxidoreductase yields MKEVVLITGAGGMIARELAKKIEKDYEVRFLTRKKKQNKDFEWDIRQGTIDESAFDDISHIIHLAGANISEKRWTDERKKELISSRIDSAGLLLNTLQKKKIKLKSFISASGINYYGTTTTEKTYTEEDDPGKDFLSEVVVLWERAADDFKEKNVAERVVKVRTAVVLSEQDGALKKMVPTIKNYIGSPLGTGKQYMPWIHVDDICSIYEFALKNSEINGAYNATSPQHTTNENLTKKIAEVLHKPLFMPNVPSFVLKLIFGELADALLEGSRASSQKIQDEGFQFEFPDLKKALENLLKKNQ; encoded by the coding sequence ATGAAAGAAGTTGTTTTGATTACCGGAGCCGGAGGCATGATAGCCCGTGAACTCGCAAAAAAAATTGAAAAGGACTACGAAGTCCGGTTTTTAACCCGAAAAAAGAAGCAAAATAAAGATTTTGAATGGGACATCAGGCAAGGAACGATAGATGAATCTGCTTTCGATGATATTTCACACATCATTCATCTTGCCGGAGCCAATATTTCTGAAAAACGCTGGACTGATGAGCGTAAAAAAGAGCTGATTTCCAGCCGTATTGACTCTGCTGGTCTTCTTTTAAACACTTTGCAGAAAAAGAAAATCAAATTAAAATCTTTCATTTCTGCATCCGGAATCAATTATTACGGGACAACTACAACGGAAAAAACATATACAGAAGAAGATGATCCGGGAAAGGATTTTCTGAGTGAAGTGGTCGTACTCTGGGAAAGAGCTGCCGATGATTTTAAGGAAAAGAATGTAGCCGAAAGAGTAGTGAAAGTCCGCACCGCTGTTGTGCTTTCTGAGCAGGATGGCGCCCTGAAAAAGATGGTTCCTACGATTAAAAATTATATCGGATCGCCTTTGGGAACCGGGAAACAATATATGCCCTGGATTCATGTGGATGATATTTGCTCGATTTACGAATTTGCTTTAAAAAATTCAGAGATAAATGGAGCGTATAATGCCACTTCCCCACAACATACAACCAATGAAAATCTAACAAAAAAAATAGCCGAAGTTTTACACAAACCTTTGTTCATGCCCAATGTTCCGAGCTTTGTTTTAAAACTTATTTTTGGAGAACTCGCGGATGCTTTACTTGAAGGTTCAAGAGCTTCATCCCAAAAAATTCAGGATGAGGGATTTCAATTTGAATTTCCCGATCTAAAAAAAGCCCTGGAAAATTTACTTAAAAAAAATCAATAG
- a CDS encoding YtxH domain-containing protein produces the protein MGNKTKGLLALVGLGALAYWKYKNSSAEEKQAVKDKINTAKDNLNKWGNDIKDKANNVASQVQDKVDDVKNKAQETIS, from the coding sequence ATGGGAAATAAGACAAAAGGTTTATTAGCGTTAGTAGGTTTAGGAGCATTGGCATATTGGAAGTATAAAAATTCTTCCGCTGAAGAAAAGCAAGCAGTAAAAGACAAAATAAATACGGCAAAAGACAACCTGAACAAATGGGGAAATGATATAAAAGATAAGGCTAACAATGTTGCTTCTCAGGTACAGGACAAAGTAGACGATGTGAAAAACAAAGCACAGGAAACCATTAGTTAA
- a CDS encoding class I SAM-dependent methyltransferase: MENYLEINKNSWNAKVEPHLKSDFYFVNEFLEGRTSLNSIELELLGDVKGKTILHLQCHFGQDSISLSRMGAKVTGIDLSDKAIETAKDLAQKAGTDTEFLCSDVYNLPNVLDQKFDLVFTSYGTIGWLPDLEKWAKIINHFLKPEGKFVMAEFHPVVWMFDDDFEGIKYNYFNEKPIAETYEGTYADQNADIVQDYVMWNHSMAEVLDNLLQNNIQIEKFKEFDWSPYPCFKHVDEFEKGKWRIPQFGNKIPLVYAIKAQKKSS, from the coding sequence ATGGAAAATTATCTCGAAATCAATAAAAATTCTTGGAATGCCAAAGTAGAACCGCATTTAAAGTCTGATTTTTATTTTGTCAATGAGTTTTTAGAAGGAAGAACTTCTCTTAATTCCATTGAACTGGAGCTTTTAGGAGATGTAAAAGGCAAAACTATTCTCCATTTGCAATGTCATTTTGGTCAGGATTCCATCTCTCTTTCCCGAATGGGCGCAAAGGTTACAGGAATTGATTTATCCGACAAAGCTATTGAGACAGCAAAAGATTTAGCACAAAAAGCAGGTACGGATACCGAATTTTTATGCTCAGATGTATATAATCTCCCGAACGTTCTGGATCAGAAGTTTGACTTGGTATTTACGAGTTATGGAACGATCGGTTGGCTTCCGGACTTAGAAAAATGGGCAAAAATTATCAATCATTTTTTAAAACCTGAGGGAAAATTTGTAATGGCAGAATTCCATCCTGTCGTTTGGATGTTTGATGATGATTTTGAGGGGATAAAATATAATTACTTTAATGAAAAGCCTATTGCTGAAACCTACGAAGGAACTTACGCAGATCAGAATGCTGATATTGTTCAGGATTATGTGATGTGGAATCACTCTATGGCAGAAGTGCTTGATAATCTTCTCCAGAATAATATTCAGATAGAAAAATTTAAAGAATTTGACTGGTCACCATATCCATGTTTTAAGCATGTTGATGAATTCGAGAAAGGTAAGTGGCGCATTCCTCAGTTTGGAAATAAAATCCCATTGGTTTATGCGATAAAAGCACAAAAAAAGTCATCGTAA
- a CDS encoding HRDC domain-containing protein, whose amino-acid sequence MKIKIFKIRLSEEFLYQDQHSLDDFLGKNEILNVETAFVNNENYWSVVLYFQELNTEKTIVKEPRILKYSAENDELSHDDLKILEALKQWRSERAKEQNLPIYFVATNKELVSVAKYKPAKKEELLEIKGFGKHKIENYGMEIIDILENA is encoded by the coding sequence ATGAAAATAAAAATTTTTAAAATTAGACTGTCAGAGGAGTTTCTCTATCAAGATCAGCATTCATTAGATGATTTTCTGGGTAAAAATGAAATACTCAATGTAGAGACCGCTTTTGTGAATAATGAAAATTACTGGTCGGTAGTGCTTTACTTTCAGGAATTGAACACTGAAAAAACAATAGTAAAAGAGCCTCGGATTTTGAAATATTCTGCAGAAAATGATGAACTTTCTCATGACGATTTGAAGATTCTGGAAGCATTAAAGCAATGGAGGTCGGAGCGAGCAAAAGAACAGAATTTGCCGATTTATTTTGTGGCTACCAATAAAGAATTGGTTTCTGTGGCAAAGTATAAACCTGCCAAAAAGGAAGAACTGTTGGAGATTAAAGGATTTGGTAAACATAAAATTGAAAATTATGGTATGGAAATAATAGATATATTAGAAAATGCTTGA